Proteins encoded within one genomic window of Microtus ochrogaster isolate Prairie Vole_2 linkage group LG4, MicOch1.0, whole genome shotgun sequence:
- the LOC101984975 gene encoding trace amine-associated receptor 7d-like: MATDDESFLQDQDSILSRDLFSAPSALLCYENLNGSCIRYPYSPGPRLILYAVFGFGAVLAVCGNLLVMMSILHFRQLHSPANFLVASLACADFLVGLTVMPFSTVRSVESCWYFGDTYCKLHSCFEGSFCYSSIFHLCFISVDRYIAVSDPLTYPTRFTASSSGKCIAFSWVLPIIYSFSLLYTGANEAGLEDLVTALTCVGGCQVAVNQSWVFINFLLFFIPTLIMITVYSKIFLIAKQQAQKIERMSNQTAKASDSYKDRVARRERKAAKTLGIAVTAFLLSWLPYFIDSIIDAFLGFITPTYVFEILIWIAYYNSAMNPLIYAFFYPWFRKAIKLIVTGRILRENSSATNLFFE, encoded by the exons ATGGCTACAGATGATGAAAGTTTTCTCCAGGATCAAGACAGCATCCTGAGCAGAGATCTTTTTTCTGCCCCATCTGCCCTGCTGTGCTATGAGAACCTGAACGGATCCTGCATCAGGTACCCATACTCCCCAGGCCCTCGCCTCATCCTCTATGCAGTCTTTGGCTTTGGGGCTGTGCTGGCTGTGTGTGGAAACCTCCTGGTGATGATGTCAATCCTCCATTTCAGGCAGCTGCACTCCCCTGCCAACTTTCTGGTGGCATCCCTGGCCTGTGCTGACTTCTTGGTGGGACTGACGGTGATGCCCTTCAGCACAGTGAGGTCTGTGGAGAGCTGCTGGTACTTTGGGGACACTTACTGTAAATTACATTCTTGTTTTGAAGGATCATTTTGTTATTCTTCCATCTTCCACTTGTGTTTCATCTCTGTGGACAGATATATTGCTGTCAGTGACCCCCTCACCTACCCCACCAG GTTCACAGCATCTTCTTCTGGCAAGTGCATTGCCTTCTCCTGGGTCCTGCCCATCATCTATAGTTTTTCCCTCCTTTACACAGGGGCAAATGAAGCTGGGCTGGAGGATCTAGTGACTGCCCTCACCTGTGTGGGAGGCTGTCAAGTCGCAGTGAATCAGAGCTGGGTCTTCAtcaattttctattattttttatccCCACACTCATAATGATAACTGTCTACTCTAAGATCTTCCTCATTGCTAAGCAACAGGCTCAGAAGATTGAGAGAATGAGCAACCAGACTGCCAAGGCATCAGACAGCTACAAGGACAGAGTggccaggagggagaggaaagcagcCAAAACCCTGGGGATTGCAGTGACAGCCTTTCTCCTGTCATGGCTGCCATACTTCATTGACTCCATCATTGATGCCTTCCTAGGGTTCATCACTCCCACGTATGTGTTTGAAATCCTAATCTGGATTGCTTACTACAACTCAGCCATGAACCCTTtgatttatgctttcttttatccttgGTTTCGAAAAGCCATCAAACTGATTGTCACTGGCAGAATCTTGAGGGAGAATTCCTCTGCCACCAACTTGTTTTTTGAGTAG